The genomic window CAAGAAGTAAAAAATGTACTTAATAAGAATTTCAAAAAACCAAAAAGATGATGAGCAACTCAGAATTTGGAAGTATTTCATTTGATTTACCAAAAAATCAATCAAATGTAATCAAAGTAATAGGTGTAGGTGGAGGCGGAAGTAACGCAATTAACCACATGTTCAAACAAGGTATTAAAGGCGTAGATTTTATCGTTTGTAATACCGATTCGCAAGCGCTTCAAAATAGTTCAGTACCCAATAAGATTCAGTTAGGAGTTAATTTAACTGAAGGGCTAGGAGCAGGAGCAAACCCAGACGTTGGACAGCAGTCGGCAATCGAAAGTATTTCGGATATTGAAAAAATGTTGGATAAAAATACTAAGATGGTATTCATTACTGCTGGTATGGGTGGAGGAACTGGAACTGGTGCAGCTCCGGTAATTGCTCAATTAGCAAAAGAAAGAGAAATATTAACAGTTGGTATCGTGACAATTCCGTTTCAATTTGAAGGGAAAGTGCGTCAGGAACAGGCAATTATTGGAATTGAGAAATTGCGTAAGCAGGTCGATTCTTTAATTGTAATCAACAACAATAAATTAAGAGAAGTATACGGAAATCTTGGCTTTAAAGCTGGATTCTCTAAAGCGGATGAAGTTTTGGCAACAGCCTCTAGAGGTATTGCTGAAGTAATTACGCACCACTATACTCAAAATATCGATTTACGTGACGCAAAAACTGTTTTGGCTAACAGCGGAACTGCGATCATGGGATCTTCTGTGGCTGAAGGCGACAACAGAGCTAAAGATGCTATTGTTTCAGCGTTAGATTCTCCATTGTTAAATGACAATAAAATTACGGGTGCCAAAAACGTATTGTTGCTTATCGTTTCTGGAACTAATGAGATCACTCTTGACGAAATTGGAGAAATCAACGACCACATTCAAGATGAAGCTGGTTACAATGCAAATATCATTATGGGGGTTGGTGAAGACGAAACTCTTGGTGAGGCTATTGCTGTAACTATTATTGCTACAGGTTTTGATGTAGAACAACAAAATGAAATTGTAAATACAGAGCCAAAGAAAATCATTCATACGTTAGAAGATGAGCAGAGAAGTGTTCATAATTTAACAAACAAACCACTTGCTTCTTTTGACCTAACTGTTGATACACCGACAGCAAAAGTGGAAGATAAAGTTGTTTTTGATTTAATTGACGATGATGAAACCTTTACTCCAACTGCACAAGCTGTTGCTCCAGCAATGAATCAGGAAGAGTTAGTGGTGATGTCTGAGTTTATCAAAAATCTAGATGTAACTTTCGAAATTGTTTCACCAATTACAGATATCGATTTTACAATTTCATCTCCTGAGGTACCAGCTGTTCAACAAGTTCAGCAAGTACAGCAACAACAGCCATTCCAGCCAGTGCAACAACAAAGAGTTTTCGAAAAAGAAGAACAAACAGCTTTCTCTTTTGATCTTCCTTTGTTTAAGCAAGAGCCTGTAAAAAGAGAGCCAGTTGTTGAGGATAATAGAGTTTTGTTTGAATTGACAAATGAAACTCGTGATATTAAAGTAAACGATCCAGTACAATTTGTTCCTGTAACTGAAGTTTCAGACAACGGAATTATTAAATATTCTTTAGAGGAATATATGGAAGTTGAAAATGATTTATTAGCTTCTAAACCAGTTGAAAAAGTAGTTGAGCCTACAATTCCAGAAGAATTAAATATTACATTGAAACAAAGAGTTGATTTTGCAAGTCAGCCTGATATTTCAACAACTTCTGAAGTTTCTCCTTTAGAATTAACTATTGAAGAAACATTGCGTTTAAGAGCAGAAGAAAGAAGAAAGAAACTAAAAGAATTTAACTATAAATTCCACAACAATGTTTCTAGAATTGATGAGTTGGAAAAAGAGCCAGCTTACAAAAGATTAGGAATAGATTTGTCTAATTCTCAGTCTAATAATACTAATTCTAGAATCTCTGTTGGAACAGACAGTAATAATGATTTACAATTACGTTCAAACAATTCATTTTTGCACGATAACGTAGATTAATTTTTAGAATCATAATATTAGGTAACCCGAAAATTGGATTTAATTTTCGGGTTATTTTTTTTATCTTCGCACAGAATTTCAGAATTTGACTTCCTAAATAGGTTTTTAAAGTGAATCTTGTTTTCACCCTGAGCGAAGTCGAAGGGTTAAATTAATATATCAATTAATAAGCACTCGCTTATTCAAATAAAATATAAACATGAGTTTACAAACACAAATCATGGACGAAATTAAAACGGCCATGAAAGCAAAAGATACAGTAGCTTTAGAAGCTTTAAGAGCTGTTAAATCTGAATTATTATTGGCTTCAACTGCTTCAGGATCTAAAGAAGATTTATCAGAAGATGAAGAAATTAAATTACTTCAGAGATTGGTTAAAACTCGTAAAGAGAGCGCAAGAATCTTTACAGAGCAAAACCGTCCAGATTTAGCAGAACCAGAATTGGCTCAAGTTGCTGTAATCGAGAAGTTTTTGCCAGCTCAATTAAGCGAAGAAGAAGTAGAAGCTGTAATTGCAAAAATCATTGCTGAAACAGGAGCTTCTGGAATTGCTTCAATGGGTAAAGTAATGGGATTAGCATCTGCTCAATTAGGCGGAACTGCTGAAGGAAAGACCATTTCTACAATTGTGAAAAAATTACTGTCGTAATTTTTAAGTTCCAATAAAGAAATTCCAAATTCCAAATTGGAAAGATCAATATATAAATTCCAAATTCCAATACTAAACTTGGAATTTGGGATTTTAAAAATTGAAAATTTAAATATTTTTTGACCTCGTAGTTCAACTGGATAGAATATCAGATTTCGGCTCTGAGGGTTGGGGGTTCGAACCCCTCCGGGGTCACTATAAAATTTGAAAGCCTGCAAAGTGTATATTTTGCAGGCTTTTTTATGGTTTGAAAATCGTTGCGATATTTTTTTATTTTTACAAAGGTCAGTGTTTACAAGCAATTTAGTTTCGAACCCCGTCAGGTACATCGTTTTTGCTAATAGGTTATATTTTTTATAAATCAGTATTATAATATAGATCTACAATTGAATTATCTAAAGTGTCAATATGAAATCCAGAATTCATATTATAATAATCATAAATTGTATAAAAACCTTCTAACTTCTCATTACTATTATAATGAAAGCCTACACTATCGACTCTTAATCCATCATACCATTCATCGTTAGCCTTACCATAGTCTAAACGGCCTATGCTACTCAAAATTTGTTGATAATTTTCATTGTAATAATTAATTAAATCTTTATGGGAATTATTTATCCAAGATAAATGCGAGTTTGTTTTTTCAATAAATTTAATAATGCTACTTTCTTTTTCTATACTAAATTCAACCTCTTCATTTAATACTTTTTTATTTAACAATATTATATCATTAAAGTCTGATTTTATACTTACTATAATAAAATATACTTCCTCATTAAATATAAAGTCGTTTCTCAATAATGTTTGGGGTAGATTTCTTTTTTTAGCAGTTCTTAAATCTCTATATTCAATTAATTCATAATGACTCACTTTAAATAAATCTTCGACTTTATTTAATAGATATTTCCATTTCAACTTATTTAAGTAATTTAATTTGTTTGAGGATAAATGGGTTTTAATAAATTTTCTACATTCCCATTTCCAGCCTAATTCATAATAAATTTTAGCAAGTAGATAACTTTGATTTTGATCTTTGCTATAATTTTCAAGTTCGTACATAATATCGAAGAGAGATTCTGCACTCTTTGTGGCATTATATAGACTTCCTTTCTTATGTTTATGGAAATCTTCTTTTGCTAGTTTATATCTTTTGTATATGTTCATAAAATTACCACTAACTTGTATATGTGTATGACATAGTCATATAAGTCATCCCCATTTCGGATAGATATGCTCTATAACGCAGTACTTAATTTTAAATCAAATATATTGATAATTCTTTGTAACGCATCAAATGAACTTAATACTTCGTTAATAATTAATGAAAATGAAATCTAAAGTGCTATAAAAAAATACTTCGTAATTGTTTTATTAATAAGAGATAAGATTTGAAATAAATATGAATTTTCATTAAATCTAAAATTTAGATTTTACTCAAAATCTTTAGATCTTCCAATAAATGGTTCGAATTCTGTACCGCCAAGGTCACTAAAAAAATTGAAAGCCTGAGAATCAATATTCTCAGGCTTTTTTGTGGTTGAAAAATACATTCTTAACTTTGGTTTCAATATTGGTTTACACATCATGAATCTTTAGTCGAAACGAAATATAGATCCAAAAGCATGACAAAAGAAGAATCTATTAAAGAGTATTATTTTAGAATCAATAAGAGTATAGATTATATTAAAGAAAATCTTCATGAAGAACTTTCTTTAGAGCAATTGGCTGTTCTTTCGAATTTTTCAAAATTTCATTTTCATAGAATTTTTAAGTCAGTTACAGGAAAAACAATTAATGATTTTATTAAAAATGCAAAAATTGAAAGAGCTTTATTCTTCTTAATGAACAATCCTTCCAAAACAATTAGCGAAATAGCAACTGATTGTGGTTTTTTAAGTATTTCATCCTTTTCAAGAGCTTTTCGTGAAGTTAAACAGCAAACACCTTCTGAATGGCGGAAGTTGTATAAAAATAGCAATATTGGTATAATAGATAGCAATATTGGAAAAATGCAGTCCGAAATCGAAAACTACCTTGCACTCAAATTAAATAATTTAAAAAATATTGAAATGAGTGAAACTATGAAACTTGATTTTGAAGTCAAAAAACTGGATGCATTTAATGTTATTTATATTCGAAATCTGAATATTCACAAACATGATAGCGAGACATTTGAAGATATGTTTAAACAGCTTTTTAGTTGGGCTTCTCCGAGAAATTTGGTGAATTTTCCTGAAACAAAAGCGTTAACCGTCTATAGGAGTAATGCTAATTTAGAAGGAATGCTTCAAGCAGATGTTTGTTTGTCTGTTCCTGAAAAAATAATAGGAGAAGGGATAATTGGCAATACGACAATAAGTGGCGGATTGTATGCTATTTTCCATAAAGAAGCGCCAATGTCAGAATGCTTTAAAACATGGAATTATATTTACGAAGTATGGTTTGAAGAAAATGGGTATCAGCCAGATAATAGAAATTTCTTCTTAAGTCATTTAAATGATCCTAAATTACATCCCGAAAATCATCATATTATTGATATTTATATACCAATAAAATTACTGTGATAATTATGAAATTGTCATTTAAGATCTCATTTTCTCTTACGGGAATTGGTTTGCGATTTAATTTTAGAATAAATTATTTTTAAATATTATATCAAAGTACTTAAACTAAGATGTTACTTAAATAGAAAATAGGCATTAGATTAAGCAGCCATTTAAAATCCTTAGCTCTTCTAGTAACGATTCGAAGCCTGCACCGTCAATGTCACAATAAAATTTAAAAATCTGAGAATGTAGATTCTCAGATTTTTTTTATGGTTTGAAAATCGATTTAGAAATTATCTAATTTTAATATAGTCTGCATTTACGTAGAATTCAGGTTTAAACGCTGTCAAGATTTTTTCGTTTTAAGTAATACCATAACTACTTAAACGATCTCCGTTTTTTATTAGTACATTAAATTTGTAGTAAAAATAATAATGATATATTTGTTTATGAGTGAGTTATTGCTGATTTAAGCTCGCTAATTTAAAGCTTAAACCTCTGTAATTAATTATTTACAATTGCGTTCTTTTTATTGGTAAGATATTCATAAAAGAAAAATCATATTCAGCTAAAATAATTTTTAATGAAGATGCATAATTGACTCAAATAAGCAAAAAAACACAAAAACAACTATTAGTTGCCAGAATACAACTGAAAGTAGCGTAAAAGCAACTAAAGGTAGATGCTATTTTTTGCATCAGGACTAGTGGACAAAATAACTTTGTGACATCACAAATACACAAAAATTATGATGCTAAATTCACAATCAATTGGCAATAAAATTGTCGCAGCAAGAAAGAAAGTAAATCTTTCACAAGCTGAACTTGCACAAAAGGTATCTATAAGTCCTCAAGCAGTTGGCAAATGGGAGCGTGGCGAATCTATGCCGGATATCACGACATTAAACCGACTTGCGGAAATTCTGGGTGTCGACCTTAACTATTTCTCCGATAGTTTTCAGACAGAAAAAAATGCAGCACCATTTATTGAAAAGATTTCTAAAGAAACAGGAGAGCGCGCAAAAAACAATCCAAGTGAAAAATTTGACTGGAATTGGGATATGTCGCAAGGTAATTGGATTGATGCTGATTTTTCGGGTTTAAAAAACTTAAAGGAAAAATTTAGCTCTTCAAATATGAAGAACTGCAAGTTTATAAAATCTGATTTATCTGGATTAATTCTGGGAAAAAACAATATTGAAGCGTGCGATTTCTCTAATTCGGACATTAGAAACACCAAAATCCAGTCTTCTAATCTTTCAAACAATCAGTTTAACAACTGCTATTTTATTGATGCTAATATTTTTAAAAGTAATATTGAAAAATGTAATTTTTCTGAAGCAGACTTTTCGGGTGCAGAAATTCTAGAATCAAACTTAGAGAGCAGTATTGTAAATGATGTCGTATGGAAGTTTACGAAATTTTGCAAATCAAGCATTAGTAATATTGTATTCACAGGAGCTTTTGAAGACTGTCATTTTGAAAATTGTTCCTTCTATGGAGTTAAATTTCAGGACGCGACAATTTTAAACACTTTTTTTAAGTATAATGATAGATTTAAAAAAGTTCAATTTATTAATTGTAAAGTTGACAAAATTACTTACGCATTTTTAAAAAACAACCAGGCAAATTTGACCGGAATTTCAATATTAGAAGATATTGACAAACAATAGAATAATCACTGATGTGAATATTTCAGACAATCGAGGTTAATAAAAAATAAAAGAGCCTGCAGAAAGTATATTTTGCAGGCTTTTCTATGGTTCGATGATTTTAAGATTCTCTTCTAGTTATTGATTTTTACTGTTTCTAAAAGTGTAAGTTACCAGATTTTTTACATTCTCATGGGTATTATTATATTTTTCATTCTCCAGTTCAAAGTTCATTTTCTTTAATATTGATACAGAATTAATATTGTCAGAAGAGGGGAAAGCAGTTATTATTTTTGCTTTTATTTTTTCAAACGCATATTCTATTATTTTGTTGATTGCTTCGGACATTATTCCTTTGCCTTGAAATTCACTCAACATTTCATATCCTATTTCTACAATTTCATTTTCAATATCAAAATTCCATAAACAAACTGAACCAATTAGGTTGTTATTTCCTTTTTCTGTTATAACCCAATAAATGCATTCATTTCTTGCAATTAAATTTTGCATTTTGATTATATATTCTTCTGCTTTTTTTAAGCTTGATGAATTTTCTCTTCCAACAAAAGCATTTACAATTGCATCAGAATGTAATTTATGTATTAAAGCAACATCAGTGTTTTCAATGTTTCTTAATACTAATCTTTCGGTAATCAGTTTAGGGAAATCTTTAAAATTCAATTCCATTCTGTATTTTTTTAATTCATTTTTTAGGCGAAATTTTGGCTTTTGCTTGACACTAATGAGTTAATACTACTGAAAACATCAGACATATTAATCAATATTTAGCAGATATATCTTATAAACTTTTAGAGGTTTATTATTAATTACATTTTATTTCTTTTTAGAATTTTTAATGATGTAATAAACCGAAAATACAAAGACAATGCTATAAATAACTGCCATTGCCGGATTCTCAAATTTTAAATTTTTAAAATCAAATTGCTTATATAAGGTTACGCCCAAAATGATGGCTACTATCCAAAAGACGAATGTAATAGGTTGGTTTTTATTTTCCATAATTAGATTGTTGGTTGTTAAATATTTTTTGGTTCAGATTTATAGTTTATCCTGTTCAGCTCTTAATAGATCAAAAATACTCTCGCTCTTAAAGTTCTCCATAAACAAGTTGATTAGAGGAACAGTTGGGCTTTTTGGATATTTTTTCATGAATCGGTTGAATTCCTGAATATTTTCTGGGTAAATATAGTTTTCATCTGTTGCTCTTTCCGCAGTTGGTGTATTGTCTTGACCAACAAGATAATCCATCTGGTAATTTTTGTATTGCTCTTTTACAGATGCAATCAAATTTGAATCAGGATATTTGGTCATGAAATTTTCCCATGAAATTATTCTGTCTCCCAAATCTTTAAAAGAGATAACAAGTCCAGCATCTGCAGAATAAAGCGATTTGCTTTCTTCACTTATTAAATACAAATAATCTTTATAATCACGCGTAACGTAGTTTTTAAAAATTTGATAGTAAAAATCATGAACGGGTTCTATTTCAACGTATCCTTCACCAATTTCAGAAAACTCAAGTTGGTGTTTAGAAAGTTTTTCGCCCAAAAGCTTAACAGCTTTTTTATTGGCCTCATCTTCATTGTAGAATTTATCCAATACTCCAGCTTCTTTTTCGGCTATTTGCTGTACTAAAGCGGTATTTTCTTCAGAATATTTTTCATACAAAGCATTGGCTTCTTTATTAGAAAGTGTTTTTAATTTACGAATAACTTCATTTTTATTTTTAGAAAATTGTTCTAGCAAATCAGAATTTGATTGTTCTGTTTGCGTAGTATTTTCAACTTTAATGCTGTCTTTTTTTGTTGTCTCTTTGTTCTGAACGTTTTTAGTGTCTGTTTGTTTGCATGAGGAAAGTAAAATTACAGAAGCAATTACAGTCAAGGATTTTCTCATTTTATAGATTAAGTTTTTAAACTGTTTGGAAATGTTTTTTAAATGAAAAGGACAAAAAAGATAAATTCTTCCTTGTCCTTTATTTTTTTAGAATTGATTTAGGATTTAAAGAACGTTAGAAAGTGTGTTTAAATTCGCTCATTCCGCTAAATTCTTTATACTCTGAATATATGTCAATGCCAAGAAGTATCCATTTTCTAGTTCCTCCAGCTTGATATTGAAAGGTGTTTTTCTTTTCTGTTTTATTTATAGTAATGTACTGTGTAGACCATTCTGTGCCAAAAGAATATCCAGTTCTTGGAATCAATGCTGAACGAGCATTTTCGCCATCGCATATAACGTACAATTCGATTTTTGATAAGAGATCATCTTCAAGAGTAATTTTTGAAAGATAGGTATTGCGATTTGAAGGTTGTTTTTCGGTTTCCCTATTTTCAAATTCAAATTTTTTATCTTTTTGTTCATTACCAGGTCTTGTCATAAAGGATAAAGCAAAAAAAGAAAAGAGAATGGCAACGGATAAGCTAACTTTTTTACGAATCTCTGCTGCTTTTTTTGCGCAAAAAATAAGAAGTCCTAAAGACAGTACAAGATTTAGTATTCCCCAGATTAACTCTATCATGATTTTATTTTTGGTATATCAAAAGTACATTTTTATTTCAAAAAATAAGATAATCCTTATTTTTAATTATTCGTTAATATTGCAATATTATTTTGAAACGATTTATTTCCTAGAAAACAAATTCTCAACAACCCAAGCAGGGCCAATCAATAAAAACTGAAGATCTTTTAAGAAAGAAGGTTTTTTGCCTTCAATATTATGTCCGTAAAATTGTCCGATCCAAGCAATAATAAAAACGCCTATTGAGAATGCCCACAACGGTACAACTTGTCCGATATAATAATTTAAGATTAAGCAGATTCCCGAGAACAAAGCAATTTTAATTGCCATTGCAACTGATAATCTAATGTAGAAAACCAAAACAAAAAGTAGAACTACAAAAGCCCAGTTTTCGACAATAGGTAAATTTAGGTTTAAAGTGTTGGCAATAATTCCGCTCGGAATACTCATTAACAATCCAACAATAGAAAAGAAAATTGCGGGAACGCAAATGTAATGAATCGCTTTATTGGTCGGGTTTTGGTGACTTACGGCATATTCTGCAAACCATTGATCTAATGTTCTCATTTTTGTGGTTTTAAGGTTAGATGCGTAAATCTAATAAAATTTCTTTTAGCTTTTACCGTGCTGTATTTTCATTATTTCATCTACAATCGAAATGGCTTTTTCCAAGGTAATTCCGTTTTCCTGATCTAGGGTCAAGGGATGGTTTTCTTCAATCAGTTTTATTTCAGGAATTAATCCTAAATCTTGTTCAATGGCGATTGATTTTAGAGATATGGTTTTGCCGTAAGTGGGAACATCAGTCTGCATCCAGCCAAAATAAGGCTCTTGATTAATTCTATTTGAATCTTCCCATAAATCCATTCTAAGGCAGAAATTATCTTCGCTTATCGTAGTCCAGACATTAAAAATCAAATCTTCATGATAATCGATTATCGGAATGGTTAATCTTCCGCGATGAAAAAAATGTTCTTCATCAACATAACACCAGCTTCCTCCATATTCAATTCTTTGTTCTCTTTCTTCGGGCGGAATTGTAAAATAATAAGCAGGAAATTCGTTGCCGAAACATAAAGGCATTTCGTCAAAAACTTCTCCGCAGCAGGAACATTTGTAGCTTGATTTCATTTAAAAGGAAAATTTAATAGTATAATAAAAAAACGCAATTTGTAAAATTGCGTTTTGTGTTTTTCGATTAGAAATTAATTTTTAATAATCTTAAAAGTAGAATCTAAAACCTTTATATAGTAAATTCCGTTTGGGAGGTTATTAATCTGAATGGTAGAATTCTCCGTTTGTATTGTGTCAGTTTTAACCAATTTTGATGATTGATCATATATTTTATAGAAAGCACCCATTAAACTTGGATCAACATGTAAATTAATAAACTCTTTTGTTGGATTAGGAAAAAAACTTAAAACTGGATTAGTGTTTCTATTAGGTATGCTTAAATTATTTCCCAGATTTACTATCCATATATCGCTTTCCCCATTATTGATTGTTAGATCGCCATCACTAGAGTAGGAATACCCTGCAGCTATATAATTTCCACTGCTTGTTTCATTTACCATACTAGCTGTATCAGTAGCAGATCCTCCTAAAGATTTGCTCCATTCGACATTTCCATTATTTGATAATTTGACGATCCAAAAATCAAAATTAAAAGAAGTGCCATGATGTCCAGTAGCATCAAAATCATTTGAAGATGTATCTCCAGCAAGAATGTAGCCTCCATCGGTAGTTTGGTTGACAGAATATAAATAATCGCTTCCTGTTCCGCCTATCGATTTTTGCCAAATTATATTTCCTGTAGAACTTAGCTCTACGATCCAAGCATCACCATTATCATATGAATTGGTAACGTCTCGATCAGTAGAAGCTATATAACCAACAGCAATGTAGTTTCCTTTAGAATTTTGTATAATGTCAACTCCATAATCTGACTTGCTTCCTCCAAGTGCTTTTTGCCATTCTAATACACCACTACTATTTATTTTAACGACCCAATAATCTACCTCTCCTTTAAATCCAGTAACGTCTCCGCCGTTACCAGAAGTTTCTCCATTTAGAATAAATCCTCCATCAGAAGTTAGTTTTATCGAATGTAAAATTTCTTCGTAATTACTGCCATAACATTTTTGCCACATAATAGATCCTGTATTTGTTAATTTAACAACCCAATAATCAGTGCTAGCACCATTGCCCATGTGATTTCCAGAAACGTCACCATCATTTGAAGAGGCGCTTCCACATACAATATATCCGCCATCTGCGGTTTGTTGTACATCACTTCCACTATCAGTATTTGTACCGCCAAAACATTTTTGCCATTCAATTGTGCCGTCATTTGAAATTTTAATTATCCAGTAATCACTGTATCCTCCTTTATAACCTGTAACATCTCCATCATTCGATGAAGTGGTTCCTGCTATAATGTAACCACCATCCAAAGTTTGTTGAATTGCTGATGCTGTGTCGGAATTACTTCCTCCATAAGTTTTTTGCCATTGAATAGTTCCGGTACTACTAAGTTTAATAACAATTATATCAGTATTGCCATGATTATTGATTATATCTTTGTCATTTGACATAGTATAACCTGCAGAAATATAACCACCATCTGAAGTTTTAATGATTTTTCTGCCAAAGTCATTTTTTGTTCCCCCAATTGACTTTTGCCATTGAATAGTTGGTTGCGAGTAAAGAGAGAAAGTAAATAATAGAAATAAAGTGTAAAGTAAAGTTCTTTTCATACTTTTTTGTTTTCGACAAAGAAACAAATTTTATTATTTTGATAATTACGACAAACCACATTTTTTCGATTCCTTTTACTCAAAATAATTTAAGCTTTTCTGATTATATTCAAAAACATTATCCCAAAGTTCATCTATGGCAACAAGCGCTTGGTTTAACGGAATCACGTTCCATTTTCCATTAGTTTCTATTCCGAGGCCAATGCTTTTTAATTTTAATAAAGCATCATTCACATCAAAATCCAAATCGGTATTTAGTTTGGTTTGAAACCAAGATTCAATTTGATTGTCTAGTTCTTGTGCTGTTAAAGAATATTCACTTTCGTGTAAAAAAGTATAAGCTAGAATGGTTTCTTTTAAAGCTTCTTCTTCAGAAGAATTTAATAAAGAATAAAAGGCACCGCTGTTGTTCCCGACATTTTTAAAATACAAACTATCAGAAAGTGTCTTGGAATATCTGATCTTCTTATTTATGAAGTTATTGTATTGACGGAAACAATATGCTCCTAAAATCCCCAATGCGATTAAACCTTGATTTAAGGAGGTTTTGCTGTTTAATAAATCGATGGTTTCGCCTGTTTGATAGGCTTCATACATATTGATCAAGGCCGGAATTACTTTGGCACTTAATAATGAAAGTCCACCAAAAACACCTGGGACCCAAAGCAGTAATTTGTCCTTTAGAGACATTTTCGGAATGGCATTCGGAAAAATGGTTTCAAGATCGTTTTTAGGAACACGTTTAAAGATTTTTAATGCAATAGATCCTGGATCGATTGGCATTTTTCCTAATTTGACTTTCTTTTCTCTCAGGTAATCTGCATCGCTGTAATTAAGATAAATGAGCACTCGATCATAATATTCAATTTCGACTTCTTTGGTCCAGAAAAAGTATTTTTTGACTTTTTCTTTCGCTTTATGATGGCCGCGTGCATAGAGTTCGAAATCTTTAAAAGCATTAAAATCGATAGAAAGGTTCAATCCGATCAAATCAGATTCGTTAAAAGCGTCGTTTAAAGCTTTCTGATTAATTCTATAGTAATTGCCACGTTCGAGAACTTTTAGCAACGTTTCTTTAAAAACTGGGAAATTGCTTTTATTGATAAACTGCTCACGTTCTTTTTCGCTTAAATCCGGATCGTAGAGCGCGTAATGCTGTTTTAAATTTCGGTTAAGATTAAAAGATTCGTAATGATAATAATGTTCGATAATTTCGAATAACTTTTTAAAATCATCAACCTTTTGCGGATTTTCAGCAAAGGCAGAAATTTGCTGTTCCAGTAAAAATTCTTTGTTAAACGGAATATAATGTTCTCTAGTCATGCGGACTTAATTTCGTGGCTTTTACAGAGGACAAAAATACGGCTTTAGGCTTTAAACGCGATGTTTTTTTACCGCAAAGTGCGCTAAGAATTTTTAATACAAGACTGAATAAAATCGCAAAGTTCGCAAAGCTTTGTGGCAACATAATTTTTCCGCAGATTTTGCAGATTAAGCAGATAAAACAAAATCTCTTAGATCTGCTAAATCTGCGAGAGATAAACTTAGCGCACTTTGCGGTTAATGTTTTTTAACGTAAAGAGCGCTAAGAATTTTTAATGAGGAAACTTAATAAAAACGTAAAAGTTCGCAAGGCATTGTGTCCTTACAAACTTCTTAAAAAAAACGTAGCGAACTTTGCGTAACCCTTTGCGCTCTTTGCGG from Flavobacterium sp. KACC 22763 includes these protein-coding regions:
- a CDS encoding DUF2199 domain-containing protein; amino-acid sequence: MKSSYKCSCCGEVFDEMPLCFGNEFPAYYFTIPPEEREQRIEYGGSWCYVDEEHFFHRGRLTIPIIDYHEDLIFNVWTTISEDNFCLRMDLWEDSNRINQEPYFGWMQTDVPTYGKTISLKSIAIEQDLGLIPEIKLIEENHPLTLDQENGITLEKAISIVDEIMKIQHGKS
- a CDS encoding T9SS type A sorting domain-containing protein, producing MKRTLLYTLFLLFTFSLYSQPTIQWQKSIGGTKNDFGRKIIKTSDGGYISAGYTMSNDKDIINNHGNTDIIVIKLSSTGTIQWQKTYGGSNSDTASAIQQTLDGGYIIAGTTSSNDGDVTGYKGGYSDYWIIKISNDGTIEWQKCFGGTNTDSGSDVQQTADGGYIVCGSASSNDGDVSGNHMGNGASTDYWVVKLTNTGSIMWQKCYGSNYEEILHSIKLTSDGGFILNGETSGNGGDVTGFKGEVDYWVVKINSSGVLEWQKALGGSKSDYGVDIIQNSKGNYIAVGYIASTDRDVTNSYDNGDAWIVELSSTGNIIWQKSIGGTGSDYLYSVNQTTDGGYILAGDTSSNDFDATGHHGTSFNFDFWIVKLSNNGNVEWSKSLGGSATDTASMVNETSSGNYIAAGYSYSSDGDLTINNGESDIWIVNLGNNLSIPNRNTNPVLSFFPNPTKEFINLHVDPSLMGAFYKIYDQSSKLVKTDTIQTENSTIQINNLPNGIYYIKVLDSTFKIIKN
- a CDS encoding TMEM143 family protein; the encoded protein is MTREHYIPFNKEFLLEQQISAFAENPQKVDDFKKLFEIIEHYYHYESFNLNRNLKQHYALYDPDLSEKEREQFINKSNFPVFKETLLKVLERGNYYRINQKALNDAFNESDLIGLNLSIDFNAFKDFELYARGHHKAKEKVKKYFFWTKEVEIEYYDRVLIYLNYSDADYLREKKVKLGKMPIDPGSIALKIFKRVPKNDLETIFPNAIPKMSLKDKLLLWVPGVFGGLSLLSAKVIPALINMYEAYQTGETIDLLNSKTSLNQGLIALGILGAYCFRQYNNFINKKIRYSKTLSDSLYFKNVGNNSGAFYSLLNSSEEEALKETILAYTFLHESEYSLTAQELDNQIESWFQTKLNTDLDFDVNDALLKLKSIGLGIETNGKWNVIPLNQALVAIDELWDNVFEYNQKSLNYFE